A single Mastomys coucha isolate ucsf_1 chromosome X, UCSF_Mcou_1, whole genome shotgun sequence DNA region contains:
- the Igbp1 gene encoding immunoglobulin-binding protein 1, which translates to MGNAFLWNRYKQKKEVEHRLSALKSAVESGQADDERVREYHLLHLRRWIGVSLEEIESIDQEIKILKEKDSPREESACHSTLPEKPPMKPFILTRNKAQAKVFGTGYPSLATMTVSDWYEQHQKYGALPDRGIAKPTSADFQRAAQQQEDEEPKDEEGEERALHRMREWDDWKDTHPRGYGNRQNMG; encoded by the exons ATGGGTAATGCTTTTCTGTGGAACAGATACAAACAGAAGAAGGAGGTGGAGCATAGGTTGTCTGCACTGAAATCTGCTGTGGAAAGTGGCCAAGCAGATGATGAGCGTGTTCGCGAATATCACCTCCTTCACCTTCGGAGGTGGATTGGTGTCAGCTTAGAAGAGATTGAGAGCATTGACCAGGAAATAAAGATCCTGAAAGAAAAAGACTCTCCAAGAGAG gaATCAGCTTGTCACTCAACTCTTCCAGAGAAGCCTCCAATGAAACCCTTCATCCTCACTCGGAACAAGGCACAAGCCAA AGTATTTGGAACTGGTTATCCAAGCCTGGCAACTATGACAGTAAGTGACTGGTATGAACAACATCAGAAATACGGAGCATTGCCAGATCGGGGAATAGCCAAGCCGACATCAG CTGATTTCCAAAGAGCAGCTCAGCAGCAGGAAGATGAAGAGCCAAAGGATGAAGAGGGTGAGGAAAGAGCCCTGCACAGGATGCGAGAGTGGGACGACTGGAAGGACACCCATCCCAGGGGCTATGGTAACCGGCAGAACATGGGCTAG